Proteins from a single region of Stappia sp. ES.058:
- a CDS encoding TRAP transporter small permease: protein MTLRDRLHWISDVANKATLAVCAVLLLMMLCISAMGVALEVLASSLSVVGARDLFDGGVLSWLYANTRPSILRLFLPWFGMLSITVAFKYGEHIAIMVASRALPAWGLRIAQAVNLTAIAIFAAALVWYGAEFFGGATHLFIVSDTIQVSHRWTAAAVPVAGVVLCLHLVDGVALLENRDADLAADDELAAVTDDGMAWDAGAIASPETSAGQAAAQTGKPLEATR from the coding sequence ATGACCCTGAGAGACCGTTTGCACTGGATCAGCGATGTCGCCAACAAGGCGACCCTTGCCGTGTGCGCGGTTCTTTTGCTCATGATGCTGTGCATTTCCGCCATGGGTGTCGCGCTGGAGGTGCTTGCCTCGTCGCTCTCCGTGGTCGGTGCGCGCGACCTGTTCGATGGTGGCGTGCTGTCCTGGCTTTATGCCAACACCCGGCCTTCGATCTTGCGGCTGTTTCTTCCCTGGTTCGGAATGCTCAGCATCACGGTGGCGTTCAAATACGGTGAGCACATTGCGATCATGGTCGCATCGCGTGCGTTGCCCGCCTGGGGACTGCGCATCGCACAGGCGGTCAACCTGACGGCGATCGCAATCTTTGCCGCCGCCCTTGTCTGGTACGGCGCCGAGTTTTTCGGGGGCGCAACGCATCTCTTCATCGTGTCCGACACGATCCAGGTTTCCCACCGATGGACCGCCGCCGCCGTTCCGGTTGCCGGTGTCGTGCTGTGTCTTCATCTCGTTGATGGTGTGGCGCTTCTGGAAAACCGGGATGCCGACTTGGCCGCGGACGATGAGCTTGCGGCCGTGACGGACGACGGGATGGCCTGGGACGCCGGGGCCATTGCGTCACCGGAGACATCGGCCGGACAGGCCGCAGCCCAGACGGGCAAGCCACTGGAGGCGACGCGATGA
- a CDS encoding TRAP transporter large permease: protein MSATFAFVFLMVIGLPLGLVLTAAGLAGAVSIGGLDFLSILPDRFYSGVSGYVLIAVPYFIITAEIMNRAGLTDRLIAFASSLFGRVPGALSHVNVTTCLMFAGLTGAAVTETAAIGRTLIPSMRREGYSASYCAAVTACSAMVGPIIPPSIIMIAYAATLRDISILGLFAAGILPGFLMGMGMLAVSAVVSWRRGYRAHGPVRFQVILRTGVGALAAMGIPLVIIVGVLTGLTTVTEASVIACIYALALGGLAYGKLSRTDLWEALVSTVSFSGVVFLLLGASNVLGWYVTRSGIARHAAETISTMSDSPHVQILAVAALLIVIGMFIDVLPAIIIAVPVLAPALVELGFDPLHAGMVMLLALNLGNITPPVGLTLMTAARIANAPYEGAVREALPFICAHIVIVVLAATFPAITLAVPKLFGVGG, encoded by the coding sequence ATGAGCGCGACCTTCGCTTTTGTCTTCCTGATGGTCATCGGCCTGCCGCTCGGCCTCGTCCTGACCGCAGCCGGTCTGGCGGGGGCCGTCTCCATAGGCGGCCTCGACTTTCTCAGCATCCTTCCCGACCGGTTTTATTCGGGCGTGTCCGGATACGTCCTGATCGCTGTTCCCTACTTCATCATCACCGCCGAGATCATGAACCGGGCGGGTCTGACCGACCGGCTGATCGCCTTTGCCAGCAGCCTGTTCGGGCGTGTTCCCGGCGCCTTGTCGCATGTCAACGTCACGACCTGCCTGATGTTTGCGGGGCTTACCGGAGCAGCGGTCACCGAGACGGCGGCGATCGGCCGCACGCTGATCCCCTCGATGCGGCGCGAGGGCTACAGCGCGTCTTATTGCGCGGCTGTCACGGCGTGTTCGGCGATGGTCGGGCCGATCATCCCGCCCAGCATCATCATGATCGCCTACGCCGCGACGCTGCGCGACATTTCCATTCTCGGGCTCTTCGCCGCCGGGATTCTGCCCGGCTTCCTGATGGGGATGGGCATGCTCGCCGTCAGCGCTGTCGTGTCCTGGCGGCGCGGGTATCGGGCCCACGGTCCCGTACGGTTCCAGGTCATCCTGCGCACGGGCGTCGGGGCACTTGCCGCAATGGGCATCCCGCTGGTGATCATCGTCGGCGTTCTCACCGGTCTGACAACGGTGACGGAAGCCTCGGTGATTGCCTGTATCTACGCGCTCGCGCTCGGCGGGCTGGCCTATGGCAAGCTTTCCCGGACAGATCTCTGGGAGGCACTTGTCTCGACGGTCAGTTTCAGCGGCGTCGTGTTCCTGCTTCTTGGTGCCTCCAACGTGCTCGGCTGGTACGTGACGCGCTCCGGGATCGCGCGCCACGCGGCGGAAACCATCTCGACCATGAGCGACAGTCCCCACGTCCAGATTCTGGCGGTTGCGGCACTCCTGATCGTCATCGGCATGTTCATCGACGTCTTGCCGGCCATCATCATTGCGGTGCCGGTGCTTGCGCCGGCACTCGTGGAACTCGGGTTCGATCCGCTGCATGCCGGCATGGTCATGCTGCTGGCGTTGAACCTCGGCAACATCACACCGCCCGTCGGTCTCACTCTGATGACCGCGGCGCGCATCGCCAACGCCCCTTACGAGGGGGCGGTGAGGGAAGCCCTGCCTTTCATATGCGCGCATATCGTGATCGTCGTGCTCGCGGCGACCTTTCCGGCAATCACGCTCGCAGTCCCGAAGCTGTTCGGGGTCGGTGGCTAA
- a CDS encoding YggS family pyridoxal phosphate-dependent enzyme: MNQSVERLNAVTAKVAAAERERGAGGDPVTLVAVSKTWSADEIRPVIEAGARVFGENKVQEARDKWPGLKEEFSGLEVRLLGPLQTNKVRDAVALFDVIETVDREKLAAELAKEIRRQGRAPRLYVQVNTGREPQKAGIDPDKAVAFVTRCQETHGLEIEGLMCIPPAGEDPAPHFDLLAKLTDAAGLGQRSMGMSGDYETAIRHGASSVRVGSAIFGSRTYA, from the coding sequence ATGAACCAATCGGTTGAACGACTGAATGCAGTGACGGCAAAGGTCGCCGCTGCCGAACGGGAGCGCGGGGCGGGCGGGGATCCGGTCACCCTAGTTGCGGTCAGCAAGACCTGGAGTGCCGACGAGATCCGCCCGGTGATCGAGGCCGGAGCGCGGGTCTTCGGCGAGAACAAGGTCCAGGAAGCGCGCGACAAGTGGCCGGGACTGAAGGAGGAATTTTCCGGTCTCGAGGTGCGCCTGCTCGGCCCCCTGCAGACCAACAAGGTGCGCGATGCCGTGGCGCTCTTCGACGTCATCGAAACGGTCGACCGGGAAAAGCTCGCGGCCGAACTCGCGAAGGAAATCCGCCGCCAGGGCCGCGCGCCGCGCCTCTACGTGCAGGTGAACACCGGGCGCGAACCGCAAAAGGCGGGCATCGATCCGGATAAGGCCGTTGCCTTCGTGACGCGATGTCAGGAGACGCATGGCCTTGAGATCGAAGGGCTGATGTGCATTCCGCCGGCCGGCGAGGATCCGGCGCCGCATTTCGACCTGCTCGCCAAACTCACCGACGCCGCCGGTCTCGGGCAGCGTTCGATGGGAATGTCCGGCGACTACGAAACCGCCATCCGCCACGGCGCCAGCAGTGTGCGCGTCGGCTCGGCGATTTTCGGCAGCCGAACCTACGCCTGA
- a CDS encoding amino acid adenylation domain-containing protein — MATTVPQLLEDARNLRKGAVAVTCGSTSMTHGELMAQSNRIANTLKAVGVKRGDRVGVYLDKSIGALAGLIGIMKADAVCVPLDPTGPVARMGFIVADCGVRVLITSGNKQRRLEAFLADGGSFDTILVLGDKPLELAGKSISIVSSVQIAQASGAVAPFQALETDLAYILYTSGSTGRPKGVMITHRNIVAFADWAAGHFGVGPADRVASHAPFHFDISLFDLYVALSRGATVCLVPQGIGFLGVDLVQFIAENRITIWQSVPSVLMIIEKHIKERQMDLGALRVVFFAGEPYPPQALRNLMKKLPGARYFNIYGATETNDVTCHAIERLPDDAPLPIGRSCSHMEVLVLDEHDRPLSETGSIGELCARGPTVARGYWGDPHMTAEKFVQNPLHSDFADPLYRSGDLVEIRRGGVLAYVGRRDAQVKIRGYRINLREVEDAISSHPDVAEAAVIDRIDADGTRFLAAVVATSGGAEITLRALKRHVTNSLPNYMAPETLEIVPALPKTSTGKLDRQALKREVKRERVAGAAAS, encoded by the coding sequence ATGGCGACCACCGTTCCCCAGCTTCTGGAAGATGCCCGCAACTTGCGCAAGGGTGCGGTCGCGGTCACCTGCGGCTCCACGTCGATGACCCATGGCGAACTGATGGCGCAAAGCAACAGGATCGCCAATACGCTGAAGGCCGTCGGCGTGAAACGGGGCGACCGGGTCGGGGTCTATCTCGACAAGTCGATCGGAGCGCTCGCCGGTCTGATCGGCATCATGAAGGCGGATGCGGTCTGCGTGCCGCTGGATCCGACGGGCCCGGTGGCGCGGATGGGCTTCATCGTCGCCGACTGCGGGGTCCGGGTGCTGATCACGAGCGGCAACAAGCAGAGGCGGCTTGAAGCCTTCCTCGCCGACGGGGGCTCTTTTGACACGATCCTCGTGCTGGGGGACAAGCCTTTGGAGCTCGCGGGCAAGAGCATCTCCATCGTCTCGTCCGTCCAGATCGCGCAGGCCTCGGGTGCGGTTGCGCCGTTTCAGGCGCTTGAGACCGATCTGGCCTATATCCTCTATACGTCCGGCTCGACCGGGCGTCCCAAGGGCGTGATGATCACCCATCGCAATATCGTCGCCTTCGCCGACTGGGCGGCTGGGCATTTCGGTGTCGGCCCGGCGGATCGTGTGGCCTCACATGCGCCGTTTCATTTCGACATCTCGCTGTTCGATCTTTATGTCGCGCTCTCGCGCGGCGCGACCGTGTGCCTCGTGCCGCAGGGGATCGGGTTTCTCGGCGTCGATCTGGTGCAGTTCATCGCCGAAAACCGCATCACGATCTGGCAGTCGGTGCCCTCGGTGCTGATGATCATCGAGAAGCACATCAAGGAGCGGCAGATGGACCTTGGCGCGCTGCGGGTTGTGTTCTTCGCCGGCGAACCTTATCCGCCCCAGGCCCTTCGCAACCTGATGAAAAAGCTGCCGGGCGCCCGCTACTTCAATATCTACGGCGCCACCGAGACCAACGATGTCACCTGTCATGCAATCGAACGCCTTCCGGATGACGCGCCCCTGCCGATCGGACGATCCTGCAGCCATATGGAGGTTCTGGTTCTCGATGAACACGATCGTCCGCTGAGCGAGACCGGCAGCATCGGGGAACTGTGCGCACGCGGGCCGACAGTGGCCAGGGGCTATTGGGGCGACCCGCATATGACGGCGGAGAAATTCGTTCAAAACCCGTTGCATAGCGACTTCGCGGATCCGCTCTATCGCAGTGGCGATCTGGTTGAAATCCGCCGGGGCGGGGTGCTGGCCTATGTCGGGCGGCGCGATGCCCAGGTGAAGATCCGCGGCTATCGCATCAACCTGCGCGAGGTCGAGGACGCGATTTCAAGCCATCCGGACGTGGCCGAGGCCGCCGTGATCGACCGGATCGATGCGGACGGGACCAGGTTTCTCGCGGCCGTCGTCGCAACGTCGGGCGGTGCCGAGATAACGCTGCGCGCGCTCAAGCGCCATGTGACGAACAGCCTGCCGAACTACATGGCCCCTGAAACCCTCGAGATCGTACCGGCCTTGCCCAAGACCTCGACCGGCAAGCTCGACCGGCAGGCGCTCAAGCGCGAAGTGAAGCGGGAGCGCGTTGCCGGCGCAGCGGCGTCATAG
- a CDS encoding Lrp/AsnC family transcriptional regulator gives MQDLDETDLRILRVLQLDGSLSVSDVADRVGLSQSPCSRRINRMQEDGVITGRSVLLDRRKLGFDATILVRIKLSGHGRQSISVFQEAAMRIPEVQVVQLMLGDFDFNLRVVVRDMDHFQTLLRDKLVMLPGLHEIQSTVILEEMKYTAHLPI, from the coding sequence ATGCAGGATCTGGATGAGACCGATCTCAGGATTCTCAGAGTGCTGCAACTGGACGGATCGCTCTCCGTCTCGGACGTCGCCGATCGGGTCGGACTGTCGCAATCGCCGTGCTCGCGACGGATCAACCGAATGCAGGAGGACGGCGTGATAACCGGCCGCTCGGTGCTACTCGACCGCCGGAAACTGGGCTTCGACGCAACCATCCTCGTGCGCATCAAACTGTCGGGTCACGGACGCCAGTCGATCTCGGTCTTCCAGGAGGCGGCGATGCGCATACCGGAGGTCCAGGTCGTCCAGCTGATGCTCGGAGACTTCGATTTCAACCTGCGCGTCGTCGTGCGCGACATGGATCACTTTCAAACGCTGCTGCGGGACAAACTGGTCATGCTTCCCGGGCTGCACGAGATCCAAAGCACGGTCATTCTGGAGGAAATGAAGTATACGGCACATCTTCCCATATGA
- the lpdA gene encoding dihydrolipoyl dehydrogenase, translating to MSDLTCKLLIIGAGPGGYICGIRAGQLGIDAIVVDDQKPGGTCLNVGCIPSKALIHAAEEFHKLTHYDGHSPLGIRTENPSIDMAQTVAWKDGIVSRLNAGVAGLLKKAGARIVTGRATFLDGKTVKVTTGDSTVQIRAQAVVIATGSEPVELPFLPFGGKVISSSEALALTSVPEELCIVGAGYIGLEIGIAFAKLGAKVSIVEAESRILPQYDSALTRPVLKTLHALGIDVHLATKAKGESADGLAVETAEGEEKTLPADRILVTVGRRPRSDSGNIASLGLATDGPFLRIDDTCRTSMQGVFAIGDVTGEPMLAHRAMAQGEMVAEIVAGHRRSWDKRCIPAVCFTDPEIVTCGLSPDDAKSAGLDVSTGQFPFSANGRAMSMEAEDGFVRVVARKSDGLIVGLQAVGHGVSELSAAFAIAIEMGARTDDLGAVIHAHPTQSEGLQEACLAALGHALHI from the coding sequence ATGAGCGACCTGACCTGCAAGCTCCTGATCATCGGCGCCGGACCCGGCGGCTACATCTGCGGCATCCGCGCCGGTCAGCTCGGGATCGACGCCATCGTGGTCGACGACCAGAAACCGGGCGGCACCTGTCTCAACGTCGGTTGCATCCCGTCCAAGGCGCTGATCCATGCCGCAGAAGAGTTCCACAAGCTGACGCATTACGACGGGCATTCGCCGCTTGGCATTCGCACCGAGAACCCGTCCATCGATATGGCCCAGACCGTCGCGTGGAAGGACGGAATCGTCAGCCGGCTGAATGCCGGCGTCGCGGGACTGCTGAAGAAGGCGGGAGCCCGGATCGTCACCGGCCGCGCCACCTTTCTCGACGGCAAGACGGTCAAGGTCACCACCGGCGACAGCACGGTGCAGATCCGCGCGCAGGCGGTCGTGATCGCGACCGGGTCGGAACCGGTCGAGCTTCCGTTCCTGCCGTTCGGCGGAAAGGTCATTTCCTCCAGCGAAGCACTTGCGCTGACATCCGTCCCGGAAGAACTCTGCATCGTCGGGGCCGGCTATATCGGTCTGGAAATCGGCATCGCCTTCGCGAAACTCGGTGCGAAGGTGTCGATCGTGGAAGCGGAGAGCCGGATCCTGCCGCAATACGACAGCGCCCTCACCCGCCCGGTGCTCAAGACCCTGCATGCGCTCGGCATCGACGTGCATCTCGCCACGAAGGCGAAGGGTGAGAGCGCCGACGGTCTGGCCGTGGAAACCGCCGAGGGCGAGGAAAAGACCCTGCCCGCCGACCGCATTCTCGTCACCGTTGGCCGGCGTCCGCGTTCGGACAGCGGGAATATCGCCAGCCTCGGGCTCGCGACAGACGGGCCGTTCCTGCGCATCGACGACACCTGCCGAACCTCGATGCAGGGCGTCTTCGCCATTGGCGATGTAACGGGAGAGCCCATGCTTGCCCATCGCGCCATGGCGCAGGGCGAGATGGTGGCGGAAATCGTTGCGGGCCATCGCCGCTCCTGGGACAAGCGCTGCATTCCGGCGGTGTGTTTCACCGACCCGGAAATCGTTACCTGCGGCCTTTCACCGGACGACGCCAAGAGCGCGGGACTTGACGTGTCGACCGGACAGTTTCCCTTCAGCGCCAACGGCCGGGCCATGTCGATGGAGGCGGAAGACGGCTTCGTTCGCGTGGTCGCGCGGAAATCCGACGGCCTGATCGTCGGCCTTCAGGCCGTGGGCCATGGCGTTTCTGAGCTCTCGGCCGCCTTTGCTATCGCCATCGAGATGGGCGCGCGCACGGACGATCTCGGGGCCGTCATCCATGCCCATCCGACCCAGAGCGAAGGGCTGCAGGAAGCCTGTCTCGCAGCGCTTGGCCACGCGCTCCACATCTAG
- a CDS encoding dihydrolipoamide acetyltransferase family protein, giving the protein MGLYTITLPDVGEGIAEAELTEWQVAIGDEVGEDDVLGTVMTDKAAVEVPSTVAGKVVWLCGEPGDVIAIGDRFIQIEVEGDGNDTGTPAPTKTPEPETASEESEETSEEARPPEAVPEPAADTPADADTSAPPAPRAPAASDTSKNETAVRREPLAKGEKPLASPAVRRRAQDAGIDLRLVGGSGPAGRILHEDLDGYIEHGPVTGRGGTRLPATGSREVKVVGMRRKIAEKMAQSWARIPHITIVEEVDMTALEELRTQLNAAHGAERGKLTILPFIMRAIVNAVAAQPEMNARYDDEAGIIHQSDAVHIGIAAQTPAGLTVPVARHAEAASLWENAAELTRLAEAARTGKATREELSGSTVTITSLGPLGALATTPIINHPEVAIVGINKMATRPMWDGDAFRPRKMMNISCSFDHRVIDGWDAAVFVQKLKTLLETPAMMFVEE; this is encoded by the coding sequence ATGGGCCTTTACACGATTACCCTGCCCGATGTCGGCGAAGGCATCGCGGAAGCGGAGCTCACCGAATGGCAGGTCGCCATCGGCGACGAGGTGGGGGAGGACGACGTGCTCGGCACGGTGATGACCGACAAGGCCGCCGTCGAGGTCCCCTCAACCGTGGCCGGCAAGGTCGTCTGGCTGTGCGGCGAACCGGGCGATGTGATCGCCATCGGCGACAGGTTCATCCAGATCGAGGTCGAGGGCGACGGCAACGACACAGGCACCCCCGCGCCTACGAAAACGCCCGAACCGGAGACGGCGTCCGAGGAAAGTGAAGAGACAAGTGAAGAGGCGCGCCCGCCAGAGGCAGTCCCGGAGCCAGCCGCGGACACTCCGGCGGATGCGGACACGTCCGCTCCGCCAGCGCCCAGGGCGCCCGCCGCTTCCGACACGTCGAAAAACGAGACCGCCGTGCGGCGCGAACCGCTGGCGAAAGGCGAGAAGCCCCTCGCCTCCCCGGCCGTACGGCGGCGTGCGCAGGATGCAGGCATCGACCTGCGGCTTGTCGGCGGATCGGGTCCTGCGGGGCGCATCCTGCATGAAGACCTCGACGGCTACATCGAGCACGGGCCCGTCACGGGCCGGGGCGGCACGCGGCTTCCCGCGACCGGCAGCCGCGAGGTGAAGGTCGTCGGCATGCGCCGCAAGATCGCGGAAAAGATGGCCCAGTCCTGGGCCCGCATCCCGCATATCACCATCGTCGAGGAAGTCGACATGACCGCGCTGGAGGAATTGCGGACGCAACTCAATGCCGCGCATGGCGCGGAGCGCGGCAAGCTGACGATCCTTCCCTTCATCATGCGTGCCATCGTCAATGCTGTTGCCGCGCAACCGGAAATGAATGCCCGCTATGACGACGAGGCCGGCATCATTCACCAGTCGGATGCCGTCCACATCGGCATCGCGGCGCAAACGCCGGCCGGCCTCACCGTTCCGGTCGCCCGCCATGCGGAAGCGGCCAGCCTGTGGGAGAACGCCGCCGAACTCACCCGACTGGCGGAAGCGGCCCGCACCGGCAAGGCGACCCGCGAGGAGTTGAGCGGCTCGACCGTCACCATCACCTCGCTCGGGCCTCTCGGGGCGCTTGCAACCACCCCGATTATCAATCATCCGGAGGTGGCAATCGTGGGCATCAACAAGATGGCCACGCGCCCGATGTGGGACGGCGATGCGTTTCGTCCCCGCAAGATGATGAACATTTCCTGCTCGTTCGATCACCGGGTGATCGACGGCTGGGACGCCGCCGTCTTCGTCCAGAAGTTGAAAACACTGCTGGAAACCCCTGCCATGATGTTTGTCGAGGAGTGA
- a CDS encoding alpha-ketoacid dehydrogenase subunit beta, producing the protein MARMTMIEAIRNAHDLAMERDKRVVVFGEDVGYFGGVFRCTAGLQKKYGPHRCFDAPINESGIVGAGVGMAAYGLKPVVEIQFADYMYPAYDQIVSEAARIRHRSAGDFTCSMVIRMPTGGGIFGGQTHSQSPEALFTHVSGLKVVVPANPRDAKGLLLAAIEDPDPVIFLEPKRLYNGPFDGHHDRPVVPWKNHELGDVSEDYYTVPLGKAEISRPGDAVTVLAYGTMVYVARAAAEEAGVDAEIIDLRTLLPLDIETIEQSVRKTGRCIVIHEATKTSGFGAELSALVQERCFYHLEAPIVRVTGWDTPYPHAQEWTYFPGPERIKLAFTQVLEG; encoded by the coding sequence ATGGCCCGGATGACAATGATCGAGGCGATCCGCAACGCCCATGATCTCGCCATGGAGCGGGACAAACGCGTTGTCGTGTTCGGCGAGGACGTCGGCTATTTCGGCGGCGTGTTCCGCTGCACCGCCGGCCTGCAAAAGAAATACGGGCCGCACCGCTGTTTCGACGCGCCGATCAACGAAAGCGGCATCGTCGGCGCCGGGGTCGGCATGGCCGCCTACGGGCTGAAGCCGGTCGTCGAAATCCAGTTCGCCGACTACATGTATCCCGCCTATGACCAGATCGTGTCGGAGGCCGCGCGGATCAGGCACAGATCGGCCGGAGACTTCACCTGCTCCATGGTGATCCGCATGCCGACCGGCGGCGGCATCTTCGGCGGCCAGACCCACAGCCAGAGCCCCGAAGCGCTGTTTACCCATGTCTCGGGCCTCAAGGTCGTCGTGCCGGCCAATCCGCGCGACGCCAAGGGCCTGCTGCTTGCCGCCATCGAGGATCCGGATCCGGTGATCTTCCTTGAGCCCAAGCGGCTCTACAACGGCCCCTTCGACGGCCACCACGACCGACCTGTCGTGCCGTGGAAGAACCATGAGCTCGGCGATGTCTCGGAGGACTATTATACGGTCCCGCTCGGCAAGGCGGAGATCAGTCGCCCCGGCGACGCCGTAACGGTGCTTGCCTATGGGACGATGGTCTATGTGGCGCGGGCGGCGGCCGAGGAAGCCGGCGTGGACGCGGAAATCATCGACCTGCGCACCCTGCTGCCGCTCGACATCGAGACCATCGAGCAGTCGGTGCGCAAGACCGGGCGCTGCATCGTCATTCACGAGGCGACCAAGACCTCCGGCTTCGGCGCGGAGCTGAGCGCGCTCGTGCAAGAACGCTGTTTCTATCACCTGGAGGCGCCGATCGTGCGGGTCACCGGCTGGGACACGCCCTATCCGCATGCGCAGGAATGGACGTATTTCCCTGGGCCGGAGCGCATCAAGCTTGCCTTCACCCAAGTTCTGGAGGGTTAG
- a CDS encoding 3-methyl-2-oxobutanoate dehydrogenase (2-methylpropanoyl-transferring) subunit alpha yields the protein MTDPRPLALHVPEPGCRPGDTPDFSDFEIPRAGAVRRPEIDEAPEDMRDMAFSVVRVLNKAGEAVGPWAGDLDAEALRNGLRHMMTLRQFDERMLKAQRQGKTSFYVQNLGEEAVACAFRMALEDGDMNFPTYRQAGLLIAGGYPMTQMMNQIYSNAEDPLKGRQLPVMYSARDHGFFSVSGNLGTQFIQAVGWAMASAISHDTRIAAAWIGDGSTSENDFHAAMVFASTYKAPVILNIVNNQWAISTFQGMARGGAVTFAARGHGFGIPAIRVDGNDYLAVHAVAKWAAQRARSGLGPTLIEHVTYRAGGHSTSDDPSAYRSKDEFDAWPLGDPVERLKRHLITIGEWSEDRHTQAQAEIIDTVRSAQREAEANGTLISGDKPSPRSMFDDVFAEMPPHLREQRQQAGY from the coding sequence ATGACCGACCCCAGGCCGCTTGCCCTTCATGTTCCCGAACCCGGATGCCGTCCCGGCGACACGCCCGATTTCTCCGACTTCGAGATCCCGCGCGCCGGCGCCGTCCGCCGGCCGGAGATCGACGAGGCGCCGGAAGACATGCGCGACATGGCGTTTTCCGTCGTGCGCGTGCTCAACAAGGCCGGCGAGGCCGTCGGCCCCTGGGCCGGAGATCTGGATGCCGAGGCGCTGCGCAACGGGCTGCGCCACATGATGACGCTGCGCCAGTTCGACGAGCGCATGCTCAAGGCGCAGCGCCAGGGCAAGACCAGCTTCTACGTCCAGAACCTCGGCGAGGAGGCGGTCGCCTGCGCCTTTCGCATGGCGCTCGAGGACGGCGACATGAACTTTCCGACCTATCGTCAGGCCGGCCTGCTGATCGCCGGCGGCTACCCGATGACGCAGATGATGAACCAGATCTATTCCAACGCGGAAGACCCGTTGAAGGGCCGCCAGCTTCCGGTGATGTACTCCGCCCGCGACCACGGCTTCTTTTCCGTGTCCGGCAATCTCGGCACGCAGTTCATCCAGGCCGTCGGCTGGGCGATGGCCTCGGCGATCTCGCATGACACGCGCATCGCCGCCGCCTGGATCGGCGACGGCTCGACCTCGGAGAACGACTTTCACGCCGCCATGGTCTTCGCCTCCACCTACAAGGCGCCGGTCATTCTCAACATCGTCAACAACCAGTGGGCGATCTCGACCTTCCAGGGGATGGCGCGCGGCGGCGCGGTCACTTTCGCGGCCCGCGGCCACGGCTTCGGCATCCCCGCGATCCGCGTCGACGGCAACGACTATCTCGCGGTCCACGCGGTCGCGAAATGGGCGGCGCAACGGGCCCGCTCCGGTCTCGGGCCGACGCTGATCGAGCATGTCACCTACCGGGCCGGCGGGCATTCCACCTCCGACGATCCGTCCGCCTACCGCTCCAAGGACGAGTTCGACGCCTGGCCGCTCGGCGACCCGGTGGAACGGCTGAAACGTCACCTGATCACCATCGGCGAATGGAGCGAGGACCGGCACACGCAGGCCCAGGCGGAAATCATCGACACCGTGCGCAGCGCGCAGCGGGAAGCCGAGGCCAACGGCACGCTGATTTCGGGCGACAAGCCGTCGCCGCGCAGCATGTTCGACGATGTCTTTGCCGAGATGCCGCCGCACCTGCGTGAGCAACGCCAGCAGGCAGGATACTGA